A stretch of Saccharothrix texasensis DNA encodes these proteins:
- a CDS encoding GNAT family N-acetyltransferase, giving the protein MVIRPLTADDIGAVVELSLRAWAPVFDSFRAALGVAIYTALFPDWESSQARAVEDVCRDDATAVWVADRLDRAVGFVAVRVGDGEIHMLAVDPDHQRQGIGSALTSFAVERLREAGVTLAVVNTGGDPGHAPARRTYERAGFTAFPQVQYYRRLDGPNPLQGN; this is encoded by the coding sequence GTGGTCATCCGCCCGCTGACGGCCGACGACATCGGCGCGGTCGTGGAGCTCTCGCTGCGCGCGTGGGCTCCGGTGTTCGACTCGTTCCGGGCCGCACTGGGCGTTGCGATCTACACCGCGCTGTTCCCGGACTGGGAGTCGAGCCAGGCCCGAGCCGTCGAGGACGTCTGCCGGGACGACGCGACAGCCGTGTGGGTGGCCGACCGACTGGACCGGGCCGTGGGTTTCGTCGCGGTCCGGGTGGGGGACGGCGAGATCCACATGCTGGCCGTCGACCCCGACCACCAGCGGCAGGGCATCGGCTCCGCCCTCACCTCCTTCGCCGTCGAGCGCCTGCGCGAAGCGGGCGTCACGCTGGCCGTCGTCAACACGGGCGGCGACCCCGGCCACGCGCCCGCCCGCCGCACCTACGAACGCGCCGGCTTCACCGCGTTCCCCCAGGTCCAGTACTACCGCCGGCTGGACGGGCCAAATCCCTTGCAGGGCAACTGA